A window from Triticum aestivum cultivar Chinese Spring chromosome 6D, IWGSC CS RefSeq v2.1, whole genome shotgun sequence encodes these proteins:
- the LOC123140834 gene encoding cytochrome P450 76M5 translates to MWFLALLACIAVTTLITIHMVHILHKHSRKRVSSPHPPGPAGHPILGNLLYVIGPLRNNPHTTLASLAQTYGPILSLRLGLTRTIVVVSSAAAAHEALAKNDTALASRLVPDTVRAMSYGTTSMVFLPSSNPLWKQDRAIMGAHFSSSRGLDTIRPILECHAGCLTEYLRACSRTGMPVIIREAVNRTVLNVISNILFSEDVVDLHAPGAQPFRGLVVPVLEEWSKSNVSDAFPWLAQIDHLLGSRRRISIHLAKLFNFFDQQIVQRQLARNGTSTNGSEKNNDVLDVLLARHAMSKLTRQEIITFLTDMFIAASDTSTVTVQWAMAQLLRHPEKMKNVRNELAACLGVTSSDFVKESDLDNLPYLHAVVKETLRLHPAVPLIPREVAADGVSLGGFPIPIGTGVVVNLWAIGRDPTVWPQPNKFVPERFLAAGAGETVHFQGKDGSIYRPFGAGRRVCPGMDYALRSVPLLLASLVHKTEWRLPDGMAPEDIDLKDRYGTVLNLATPLRAVPVSTV, encoded by the exons ATGTGGTTCTTGGCATTGCTGGCTTGCATAGCAGTAACAACGCTGATCACCATTCATATGGTGCACATCCTGCACAAACACAGCCGAAAGAGAGTTTCTTCTCCTCATCCGCCCGGCCCTGCCGGCCACCCCATCCTCGGCAACTTGCTCTATGTCATCGGCCCGCTCCGCAACAACCCACACACCACACTCGCCTCCCTCGCTCAAACCTATGGACCCATCTTGTCCCTCCGCCTTGGTCTGACCCGCACCATCGTCGTGGTGTCATCCGCCGctgcggctcacgaggcccttgccAAGAATGACACAGCGCTCGCGTCCCGGCTTGTGCCAGACACCGTCCGCGCCATGTCGTATGGCACGACGTCCATGGTCTTCCTTCCAAGCTCCAACCCACTGTGGAAGCAGGACCGTGCCATCATGGGCGCCCACTTCTCATCCAGTCGGGGCTTGGACACGATCCGGCCCATCTTGGAATGCCATGCAGGGTGTCTCACCGAGTACTTGAGGGCATGCTCTCGCACCGGCATGCCGGTCATAATCAGGGAGGCCGTGAACCGCACGGTCCTCAATGTCATATCCAACATCCTCTTCTCTGAGGATGTGGTGGACTTGCACGCGCCGGGGGCCCAACCTTTCAGGGGACTTGTAGTGCCGGTTCTAGAGGAGTGGTCAAAATCGAACGTCTCTGACGCCTTCCCATGGCTCGCACAGATTGACCACCTCCTCGGCTCGCGCCGCCGCATCTCCATACATCTCGCCAAACTGTTCAACTTCTTTGACCAACAGATCGTTCAACGCCAGTTAGCAAGAAATGGCACTAGCACTAATGGCAGTGAGAAAAACAACGACGTGCTGGACGTTCTCCTCGCGCGACACGCCATGTCCAAGCTCACTCGGCAAGAAATCATCACGTTCCTAACA GATATGTTCATCGCCGCAAGTGACACGAGCACGGTTACTGTGCAGTGGGCTATGGCGCAGCTACTGCGCCACCCAGAGAAGATGAAGAACGTGCGTAACGAGCTCGCAGCATGCCTTGGAGTTACATCCAGTGACTTTGTCAAGGAGAGCGACCTCGACAACCTTCCCTACCTCCATGCCGTGGTGAAGGAGACGCTGCGGCTGCACCCAGCAGTACCATTGATACCACGGGAGGTGGCTGCCGACGGAGTGTCACTCGGTGGCTTCCCCATCCCTATCGGAACAGGGGTCGTGGTCAACTTGTGGGCAATCGGAAGGGACCCTACGGTATGGCCTCAACCTAACAAGTTTGTGCCTGAAAGGTTCTTGGCTGCAGGTGCAGGCGAGACCGTGCACTTTCAGGGCAAGGACGGCTCTATCTATAGGCCATTTGGCGCTGGCCGGAGGGTGTGCCCTGGAATGGACTACGCTCTGCGATCAGTGCCTCTGCTGCTAGCCTCACTTGTCCACAAAACGGAATGGAGACTACCTGATGGCATGGCACCCGAGGATATTGACCTCAAGGACCGCTATGGcactgtgctgaatcttgctacgCCACTACGTGCCGTGCCAGTGTCCACCGTGTGA